The Methanoplanus sp. FWC-SCC4 genome has a window encoding:
- a CDS encoding sensor histidine kinase, with translation MQANDNFLAFTGYEREELAGMRLPDSSLPVVTNVSVLKAINELFRGEGEAKEIEWEDESGECFFLVKLIPTVFDDGSPGMTIILEDVTEVRKALREKERLIDEIHLRIRNNLQQISSLINIQSAGVADEQVKNILSEAQRRIMALSLVHENMHHEDQQHISANEYIVSLAGDLRTSMSVPDDITVLVHAGKVLIPIETAIPFGLLLNELLSNAFSHSFADGRSGSVSITVEETSKNLIKLIVEDDGIGLPKDFDLEKTDSLGISMVRNLVERQMSGTIEAVSDGGAKFIINFNSESERSVRK, from the coding sequence TTGCAGGCAAATGACAATTTTCTGGCTTTCACGGGTTACGAACGCGAGGAACTTGCAGGCATGCGTCTGCCCGACTCCTCCCTTCCGGTAGTGACCAATGTATCAGTATTAAAGGCTATAAACGAGCTTTTCAGGGGGGAAGGCGAGGCAAAAGAGATAGAATGGGAAGATGAAAGCGGTGAGTGCTTCTTTTTGGTCAAACTCATTCCGACGGTATTTGACGATGGAAGTCCGGGGATGACAATTATTCTTGAGGATGTAACGGAGGTCAGAAAGGCCCTTCGTGAAAAAGAGCGTCTGATCGATGAGATTCACCTGCGTATCAGGAACAATCTTCAGCAGATCTCAAGCCTTATTAATATACAGTCCGCCGGTGTCGCGGATGAACAGGTGAAAAACATTTTGTCAGAGGCACAAAGGCGTATTATGGCGCTTTCGCTTGTTCACGAGAATATGCACCATGAAGATCAGCAGCACATATCGGCAAATGAATATATCGTGAGTCTTGCCGGTGACCTGAGAACCTCGATGTCTGTCCCTGATGATATCACGGTTTTGGTACATGCCGGCAAAGTCCTTATTCCTATTGAGACTGCGATTCCTTTCGGACTTTTGCTAAATGAGCTTTTGTCAAACGCTTTTTCTCACTCCTTTGCAGATGGAAGAAGCGGCAGTGTCTCCATAACTGTTGAGGAGACATCTAAGAATTTAATAAAGCTTATTGTTGAAGATGACGGCATCGGCCTTCCAAAAGATTTTGATCTTGAGAAGACGGACTCGCTTGGGATCAGTATGGTCAGAAATCTTGTAGAGAGACAGATGTCAGGCACTATTGAGGCTGTATCTGACGGCGGAGCAAAATTCATCATTAACTTTAATTCAGAATCTGAAAGGAGTGTGAGAAAGTGA
- the artA gene encoding archaeosortase A, with translation MAEILLLLSLILFALSVAPTGFRGIFAAGGWIFLAVVFFSMSFHYIFENEFVYPAAAVISVPLLFITVKGCLKNDRTALNISSVAAIAFLIYAAVALWEPLATWLIETQVENTVSALLAIGHPASVSQWDTILSNGYIVVITLSCTPVVGTAIMLGVAMGVESSKFQKIIACVFTIATLAVLNLSRLVFVVVAYSEQWFPYFLDIASNGYPGFESFYWAHNVIGRIIFTILGIVITGGGLAIVVPDVRKFYSDIITFYYSGAVEIKSTFFRKLKL, from the coding sequence ATGGCTGAAATCCTGCTGTTGCTCTCGCTCATATTGTTTGCACTCTCTGTTGCTCCAACCGGATTCCGTGGTATTTTTGCCGCTGGAGGCTGGATATTTCTTGCAGTGGTTTTCTTTTCAATGTCATTTCATTACATATTTGAAAATGAGTTTGTATATCCGGCAGCAGCGGTAATCTCGGTTCCCCTGCTTTTCATAACAGTTAAGGGATGCCTTAAAAATGACAGAACCGCCCTTAACATAAGTTCTGTTGCCGCAATTGCATTTTTGATATATGCTGCAGTAGCATTATGGGAACCGCTTGCAACCTGGCTTATTGAAACACAGGTTGAAAACACCGTCTCTGCGCTGCTTGCAATAGGACATCCGGCATCTGTTTCACAGTGGGATACGATACTTAGCAACGGCTACATAGTCGTGATAACCCTCTCCTGCACGCCGGTTGTAGGCACCGCAATTATGCTTGGTGTTGCAATGGGCGTTGAAAGCTCCAAATTTCAGAAAATTATTGCATGTGTCTTTACCATAGCGACTCTTGCGGTACTCAACCTCTCCCGTCTTGTTTTTGTCGTTGTAGCATACTCGGAACAGTGGTTTCCTTACTTCCTTGACATTGCATCAAACGGATATCCGGGTTTTGAGAGCTTCTACTGGGCGCACAACGTAATCGGGAGAATCATATTCACAATACTTGGAATTGTAATCACAGGAGGGGGACTTGCGATTGTTGTTCCTGATGTCAGAAAGTTTTACAGTGATATTATTACTTTTTACTACTCAGGTGCAGTTGAAATAAAATCAACCTTTTTTAGAAAACTTAAATTATGA
- a CDS encoding adenylosuccinate synthetase has protein sequence MSCTIIVGGFFGDEGKGKIVAHVAHKDKPSIISRGGVGPNAGHTVKVGEKEYGVRMIPSGFVYPGAKLFIGSGVLVDPNVLKSEIERVGVDERIFVDKRCSIIEEEHIIQDKGNEHLSKTIGSTGTGCGPANVARVNRTAKQAKDIPELSKYLIDAAEEINHAIDRGENVILEGTQGFGISLYFGTYPFVTSKDTSASQIAADNGVGPTRIDDVIVVFKAYPTRVGEGPFGTEMSKEESHELGIAEFGTVTHRERRIGVWDGKMARYSAMINGCTIGAITGIDHVDPACYGATEYSQLTEKALEFLKKAEEDIGVPIKLISTGPEMTQIIDIR, from the coding sequence ATGAGTTGTACAATTATAGTCGGTGGCTTTTTTGGCGATGAGGGCAAAGGAAAAATCGTCGCTCACGTAGCACACAAGGATAAACCATCAATCATATCACGCGGCGGTGTGGGTCCGAACGCCGGACACACTGTAAAGGTTGGGGAAAAAGAATACGGCGTAAGAATGATACCCTCCGGTTTTGTATATCCGGGTGCAAAGCTTTTCATCGGCAGTGGCGTTTTAGTTGACCCGAATGTTCTCAAATCAGAAATAGAGAGAGTCGGCGTTGACGAGCGCATTTTTGTTGACAAAAGATGCAGCATAATTGAAGAAGAGCATATCATCCAGGATAAAGGCAATGAGCATCTCTCAAAGACGATTGGCTCAACCGGTACCGGATGCGGCCCTGCAAATGTTGCCCGTGTCAACAGAACGGCAAAGCAGGCAAAGGACATTCCCGAACTCTCAAAATATCTTATCGATGCCGCAGAAGAGATCAATCATGCAATTGACCGTGGCGAGAACGTAATTCTTGAAGGAACACAGGGTTTTGGAATTTCACTCTACTTTGGAACCTATCCGTTTGTTACAAGCAAGGATACCTCGGCATCACAGATTGCAGCTGACAATGGTGTCGGACCAACAAGGATAGATGATGTCATAGTAGTCTTCAAGGCATACCCGACACGTGTTGGTGAAGGTCCTTTTGGAACTGAAATGTCAAAAGAAGAATCCCATGAACTTGGAATTGCGGAATTTGGAACTGTAACCCACCGTGAGAGAAGAATCGGAGTCTGGGACGGCAAAATGGCGCGCTACTCCGCAATGATAAACGGATGTACTATCGGGGCAATTACCGGCATTGACCATGTTGATCCGGCATGCTACGGTGCAACAGAGTACAGCCAGCTTACTGAAAAAGCACTCGAATTCCTCAAAAAAGCTGAAGAAGATATCGGCGTACCGATTAAACTCATCTCAACAGGTCCTGAGATGACGCAGATAATTGATATAAGATAA
- a CDS encoding methytransferase partner Trm112 yields MKMSTYDILCCPVCKGDLDLVVIKKETLESGEEDVIEGTLRCGRCRVDYPISDGIPDLLPRENSEE; encoded by the coding sequence ATGAAGATGTCAACCTATGATATACTATGCTGTCCCGTATGCAAAGGGGATCTTGACCTTGTGGTGATTAAGAAAGAGACACTTGAAAGTGGCGAAGAGGATGTTATTGAAGGCACACTTCGGTGCGGCAGATGCAGGGTTGACTATCCCATATCTGACGGTATCCCGGATCTTTTGCCAAGGGAAAATTCTGAAGAATAA
- a CDS encoding ORC1-type DNA replication protein, with translation MDENTGLSAGGGGSSAGLFTKYLNNRGIFKNREVLRHSYRPHILPHRRPQIDSIAAILAPAIRNETPSNILIYGKTGTGKTASVKYVGAELENACREMGKACNVIHLNCELIDTQYRVLAQIANELEDLESKSSDKPRSSIPMTGWPTDQVYSELKSMVETIGGVNVIVLDEIDKLVKKSGDETLYNLTRFNSELKNAKISMIGISNDLRFTNFLDPRVLSSLSEEELVFPPYNAPQLRDILQQRADVAFADNILDEGVIPLCAALAAQEHGDARRALDLLRISGELAEREDGARVSEKHVKMAQQKIETDSLIVCVSSLPTQSKAVLYSMLILSELNKQVFTTGEVAQVYRDVAQALELDILTHRRITDLISELTMLGVINSRVVSRGRYGRTKEMWFGTGVAGIKRTLAKDERFDENRLKQIDITRFRTLFR, from the coding sequence ATTGACGAAAATACCGGTTTATCTGCCGGGGGAGGCGGTTCCTCAGCAGGTTTATTCACAAAATATCTTAATAACAGGGGTATTTTTAAAAACAGGGAAGTTTTAAGGCATTCTTACAGACCGCACATACTTCCGCACAGACGACCGCAGATAGATTCCATTGCAGCAATACTCGCACCTGCGATCAGAAATGAAACACCTTCAAACATCCTTATATATGGAAAAACAGGAACAGGAAAAACCGCGTCTGTGAAATATGTGGGGGCAGAGCTTGAAAACGCGTGCCGTGAAATGGGGAAGGCATGCAATGTAATTCACTTAAACTGTGAATTAATTGACACGCAGTATCGTGTTCTTGCACAAATTGCAAATGAACTTGAGGATTTGGAAAGCAAATCAAGTGACAAACCGAGATCAAGCATTCCGATGACCGGATGGCCTACGGACCAGGTTTATTCCGAATTAAAAAGCATGGTCGAGACAATAGGCGGTGTAAATGTAATTGTACTTGACGAGATTGACAAACTTGTCAAGAAAAGCGGTGATGAAACCCTCTATAATCTGACAAGATTCAATTCAGAACTTAAGAATGCAAAAATCAGCATGATAGGAATATCAAACGATCTCCGCTTTACAAATTTCCTTGATCCAAGGGTTCTCTCATCATTATCTGAAGAAGAACTTGTTTTTCCACCATATAATGCACCGCAGCTTCGTGACATTCTCCAGCAGCGTGCCGATGTTGCCTTCGCTGACAATATTCTCGATGAAGGAGTCATACCTTTATGCGCTGCTCTTGCAGCACAGGAACACGGTGATGCAAGAAGAGCTCTTGATCTTCTCAGGATTTCCGGGGAACTCGCAGAACGTGAAGACGGAGCAAGAGTCTCTGAAAAGCATGTGAAAATGGCCCAGCAAAAGATTGAAACCGACAGTCTCATAGTCTGTGTTTCCTCACTTCCGACACAAAGCAAGGCCGTATTGTATTCAATGCTTATTTTATCCGAACTAAACAAGCAGGTCTTTACAACCGGAGAAGTCGCACAGGTTTACCGCGATGTTGCCCAGGCGCTTGAACTTGACATCCTGACCCACAGAAGAATTACAGATCTGATATCAGAACTCACCATGCTTGGTGTTATAAATTCCCGTGTTGTTTCCAGAGGAAGATATGGAAGGACAAAGGAGATGTGGTTTGGAACAGGAGTTGCCGGCATTAAAAGAACACTTGCAAAAGATGAGCGCTTTGATGAAAACCGCCTGAAGCAGATTGACATCACAAGATTTAGAACATTGTTCAGGTAA
- a CDS encoding histidine kinase dimerization/phosphoacceptor domain -containing protein, producing MDKNQDNHKNQFSYKNYLFIVIFLISLIIIISSVFYGFISASDLVIAQAEESQNELTSKISDDIGIINKGLEIYDTSLNNRLERCFIPFLEEYEKSGRDPAKMDLESVKSATGEDVTLYIINSSYVIEESTNPTSIGLDFKKFAAYYIDYLEKIRFSNDFFAERALTEIETGMVKKFGYLGTPDNRYILEISLFDEEFDKLRKELKYSDHIERVTEKNPYVTDIKIYNSIFHEVGNKNFKADSRFEAFLSSIFEKETSVDITDEKTGKLTRYLYIPLKSEDYGSDNSLVVKLDLTTGPMSEMLSDIFLQYVGIGIFAVMICFGSAFLISQHFGDEVKDIVKDIEKISKGDLDHKIKNTPNREFKNLEESINDMVANLRKNIDEVNESRKIVTMERDRARKYFDFASVIFIAVTKKGDIIKFNHRAEEALGYSNSESAGYNFYDLILTENNRNFVRALLLFDIDSDRDEPRYFQCKVKTKTGTIRDINFSSVILRDENSDISGFLITGEDITNELKSKKDLQSSLHEKNALLKEVHHRVKNNLQVINSLLELQSGNISDEYILSLFRESESRVNSMALVHEIMYDSGNFSRINIADYTRSLVLETLSGKKGFLRINVDFILDDIFFDLDHAVPYGLLINEMTSNAVKHAFKGKSEGNITVKLRKKDNGNIILEFRDNGTGIPDEETLYASKGIGLSLIKGLTRQLKGEISIERESGTKYTIEMEKPEEQIRF from the coding sequence ATGGATAAAAATCAGGATAATCATAAAAACCAATTTTCATACAAAAACTATCTTTTTATCGTAATTTTCCTGATTTCTCTAATAATAATCATATCATCTGTTTTTTACGGCTTTATCTCGGCAAGCGATCTTGTGATCGCCCAGGCAGAGGAAAGTCAGAATGAGTTAACATCCAAAATAAGCGATGACATCGGGATTATCAACAAAGGACTTGAGATATACGATACCTCCCTGAACAACAGACTTGAAAGATGCTTTATCCCATTCCTTGAGGAATACGAAAAAAGCGGAAGAGATCCTGCCAAAATGGATCTTGAATCTGTAAAATCGGCAACGGGAGAGGATGTGACATTATATATAATCAATTCAAGTTATGTGATCGAAGAGTCAACAAATCCGACAAGCATAGGACTTGACTTCAAAAAATTTGCTGCCTATTATATTGATTATCTTGAAAAGATACGGTTTTCAAATGATTTTTTCGCTGAAAGGGCACTTACTGAAATTGAAACCGGGATGGTAAAAAAATTTGGATACTTGGGGACTCCGGATAACAGATACATCCTTGAAATCAGCCTTTTTGACGAGGAATTCGACAAACTCAGGAAAGAACTGAAATATTCAGATCATATCGAAAGAGTGACGGAAAAAAATCCGTATGTCACTGATATTAAAATATATAACAGTATATTCCACGAGGTAGGGAACAAAAATTTTAAGGCAGATAGCCGGTTTGAAGCTTTTCTCAGTTCAATATTTGAAAAAGAAACATCTGTCGATATAACAGATGAAAAAACCGGAAAATTAACCAGATATCTATATATACCCCTTAAAAGTGAAGATTATGGTTCAGACAACAGTCTTGTGGTGAAGCTTGACCTGACCACCGGCCCTATGAGCGAGATGCTCTCCGACATCTTCCTTCAATATGTCGGAATAGGAATTTTTGCAGTAATGATATGTTTTGGCTCGGCTTTTCTGATATCACAGCATTTTGGAGACGAGGTAAAAGACATAGTAAAGGACATAGAGAAGATATCAAAAGGGGATCTGGATCATAAAATTAAAAATACACCAAACAGGGAGTTCAAAAATCTTGAAGAAAGCATAAACGATATGGTTGCAAATCTGAGGAAAAACATAGATGAGGTAAATGAAAGCCGTAAAATTGTCACAATGGAAAGGGACAGGGCCAGGAAATATTTCGATTTTGCATCCGTTATATTCATAGCAGTGACTAAAAAAGGAGATATAATAAAATTTAATCACAGGGCAGAGGAGGCTCTTGGCTATTCAAACTCTGAATCAGCCGGTTACAACTTTTACGATCTTATTCTGACAGAAAATAACAGGAATTTTGTGAGAGCACTTCTTTTATTTGACATTGATTCGGACAGGGATGAACCCCGTTATTTCCAGTGCAAAGTAAAGACAAAAACTGGAACAATAAGGGATATAAATTTCAGTTCAGTTATCCTGAGAGATGAAAACTCGGATATATCCGGCTTTTTGATAACAGGGGAGGACATAACAAATGAACTTAAGTCCAAAAAAGATCTCCAGTCCTCACTTCATGAGAAAAACGCTCTTTTAAAGGAAGTGCATCACAGGGTAAAAAATAATCTTCAGGTAATAAACAGCCTTTTGGAACTTCAGTCAGGCAATATATCAGATGAATATATCCTAAGCCTCTTTAGAGAGTCCGAATCAAGGGTCAACTCAATGGCCCTTGTACATGAAATAATGTATGACTCAGGAAACTTCTCAAGGATAAATATCGCGGATTATACACGTTCACTTGTACTTGAGACACTGTCAGGCAAGAAAGGTTTTCTCAGGATCAATGTGGATTTCATTCTTGACGATATTTTCTTTGATCTTGATCATGCAGTCCCATATGGTCTTTTGATCAACGAAATGACCTCAAACGCAGTAAAACATGCATTTAAAGGTAAATCCGAAGGCAATATTACTGTAAAACTCCGGAAAAAAGATAACGGGAATATAATACTTGAATTCAGAGATAACGGAACAGGAATACCTGATGAAGAGACATTATATGCGTCAAAGGGTATTGGCTTAAGCCTGATAAAAGGACTTACAAGGCAGCTGAAAGGTGAAATTTCAATCGAAAGAGAATCCGGAACTAAATACACAATCGAGATGGAAAAGCCTGAAGAGCAGATTCGGTTCTAA
- a CDS encoding aminotransferase class I/II-fold pyridoxal phosphate-dependent enzyme, translating into MRDFRSKRVCKIPPSGIRKFFDIAQEMEDIISLGVGEPDYNTPWNVREAAIRSIEQGQTAYTSNSGLNDLRNEIKNYLKRSFDVSYDAKKEIIVTTGASEALDIAIRSVVDPGDEVLVADPSYIAYGAGVMLAGGIPVSVPCLEKDQFRLTPDSLMEKITPKSKVLLCNFPNNPSGGVMNRDDYKAISDIVVDHDLLLVSDEIYTELTYEGEKTSAASVDDLWERTITINGFSKAYSMTGWRIGYLCAPEEMCKSILKIHQYVMLSAPTTAQYAGIEALRNGADSCREMVQEYKIRRNLFVKGLNRAGLETHMPKGAFYAFPSVKSFGISDEEFAERLLKEYHVAVVPGSVFGPSGKNHLRCSYAVSREDLMIAVGKIEEFISTL; encoded by the coding sequence ATGAGGGATTTTCGATCAAAACGTGTATGCAAAATACCCCCGTCAGGCATACGCAAATTTTTTGATATCGCCCAGGAGATGGAGGATATAATTTCACTGGGTGTTGGTGAACCAGACTATAATACGCCGTGGAATGTAAGAGAAGCAGCTATAAGATCAATTGAACAGGGTCAGACCGCCTATACCTCAAACAGCGGACTAAACGACCTTAGAAATGAGATTAAAAATTACCTCAAACGGAGCTTTGATGTCTCTTATGATGCAAAAAAAGAGATAATTGTAACTACAGGAGCATCAGAGGCGCTTGATATTGCAATAAGATCTGTCGTTGATCCGGGAGACGAAGTACTTGTTGCAGATCCCTCATATATTGCATACGGTGCCGGTGTCATGCTTGCAGGCGGGATACCTGTAAGTGTTCCGTGTCTTGAAAAAGATCAGTTCAGGCTCACTCCTGATTCACTGATGGAGAAGATCACTCCAAAGTCAAAAGTCCTTTTATGCAATTTCCCAAACAACCCGTCAGGCGGAGTAATGAACAGGGACGATTACAAAGCCATATCCGATATTGTCGTCGACCATGATCTCCTTTTGGTCAGTGATGAAATATACACCGAACTTACATATGAAGGAGAGAAAACATCTGCCGCGTCTGTTGACGATCTCTGGGAGAGAACAATAACAATTAACGGATTTTCAAAAGCCTATTCAATGACAGGATGGAGAATCGGTTATCTCTGCGCACCCGAAGAGATGTGCAAATCCATTCTTAAAATTCATCAGTATGTAATGCTCTCCGCTCCGACAACTGCACAGTACGCCGGAATCGAGGCTCTGAGAAACGGCGCTGATTCGTGCAGGGAGATGGTTCAGGAATATAAAATCAGAAGGAATCTTTTCGTTAAAGGTTTAAACCGTGCCGGACTTGAAACCCATATGCCAAAAGGAGCGTTTTATGCCTTCCCTTCAGTTAAAAGCTTTGGAATATCGGATGAGGAGTTTGCAGAACGCCTCTTAAAAGAGTATCATGTGGCAGTTGTTCCGGGCAGCGTTTTTGGCCCTTCAGGAAAGAACCATTTAAGATGCAGTTATGCTGTCTCAAGAGAAGATCTGATGATTGCTGTCGGAAAAATCGAAGAATTCATCTCAACCCTTTAA
- a CDS encoding Lrp/AsnC family transcriptional regulator → MDEKDRLILSLLEEDCRVPPATLGDMVDLKEEEVRERISVLENEGIIKKYIACIDWEKAGEGVVAAIIELKVSPERDYGYDKIAERISRHKQVRSVRLISGAYDLEIMVNGKNIHEITRFVAEQIAPMEQIRETGTILIMKTYKENGLEFFERKTGERLPYSF, encoded by the coding sequence ATGGATGAAAAGGACAGACTGATTCTGAGTTTACTCGAAGAAGACTGCCGTGTACCGCCCGCCACGCTTGGAGACATGGTTGATCTGAAAGAAGAGGAAGTCAGAGAACGAATATCCGTGCTTGAAAATGAAGGCATCATAAAAAAATACATAGCCTGTATTGACTGGGAAAAAGCAGGCGAAGGTGTTGTGGCCGCAATAATCGAGCTCAAGGTCTCGCCTGAGAGGGATTACGGCTATGACAAGATAGCTGAAAGAATTTCCCGCCACAAACAGGTCAGGTCCGTAAGACTGATCAGCGGTGCATATGACCTTGAAATCATGGTCAACGGTAAAAACATCCATGAAATTACCCGTTTTGTCGCTGAGCAGATTGCCCCGATGGAACAAATCAGGGAAACCGGGACCATTCTCATAATGAAGACTTACAAGGAAAACGGTCTTGAATTTTTCGAAAGAAAAACCGGAGAGAGGCTTCCTTATAGTTTTTAG
- the cbiB gene encoding adenosylcobinamide-phosphate synthase CbiB, whose protein sequence is MALPALILWFSLAIDRAFGDPQSRLHPVSLLGSFIGLWGRPGLYPVWSQRFVGVFFSILTASLFALPFYLIWNYLPVIFLIIAAPFLLKICFAWRCLEEHVSSVEKAVSNGGGRNEVQMLVSRDANRLSDEEVLSAAYESMAENLVDSIISPLFYFTIFGLPGAAFFRAVNTMDAMLGYKDHRIYLGWFPARMDDFLNYIPARFTGAVLLFYFALKGRFRQAWKTLLRDRKKRPGFNGGIPMSVIAGGVGIEYSKPGCYVIGNPEKLLSDGGKEIFQAVRAAAIISSVIFTLLMFIFGGIMISVLF, encoded by the coding sequence ATGGCGTTACCGGCCCTGATTCTCTGGTTCTCCCTCGCAATTGACAGGGCTTTTGGAGATCCGCAAAGCAGGCTCCACCCGGTATCCCTTCTTGGCAGCTTTATAGGACTCTGGGGCAGGCCCGGCCTTTATCCTGTATGGTCACAGAGATTTGTCGGGGTATTTTTTTCCATTCTGACGGCATCTCTTTTTGCCCTTCCGTTTTATCTGATCTGGAATTATCTGCCGGTGATTTTTCTGATCATTGCAGCACCTTTTCTTTTGAAAATCTGCTTTGCCTGGCGCTGCCTGGAAGAGCATGTAAGTTCTGTTGAGAAAGCGGTTTCAAACGGCGGCGGAAGGAATGAAGTACAGATGCTCGTATCAAGGGATGCCAACAGACTCAGTGACGAAGAGGTGCTTTCAGCCGCATATGAGTCAATGGCTGAAAACCTTGTTGACTCAATAATATCGCCGCTATTTTACTTTACAATCTTTGGCCTTCCTGGTGCCGCATTCTTCCGGGCAGTGAATACCATGGATGCAATGCTCGGATACAAAGACCACAGGATTTATCTCGGCTGGTTTCCGGCAAGGATGGATGACTTTTTGAATTACATTCCTGCAAGATTTACAGGGGCTGTGCTTTTATTTTATTTTGCACTCAAAGGAAGATTCAGACAGGCATGGAAGACATTGCTACGTGACAGGAAAAAGAGACCCGGATTTAACGGCGGAATTCCTATGTCGGTTATCGCAGGCGGGGTAGGTATTGAATATTCAAAGCCGGGCTGCTATGTAATAGGAAACCCTGAAAAACTGTTATCAGATGGTGGCAAAGAGATATTTCAGGCGGTAAGAGCTGCTGCAATTATTTCATCAGTAATCTTTACACTCTTAATGTTTATTTTTGGCGGGATTATGATATCAGTTCTTTTTTAA
- the artA gene encoding archaeosortase A codes for MEAILATVSFICFVIFLLPIKTRNYFAIIAWSCLLASVFANFPKYIYENNIAYPALALISIPLLLITARNILKENETVLAVTKGTAVAFLIFAPFAYVEQIGNLLIFANVEVISFILDSIGFTYTMSAPDMFLHDIFQVEIILACTGIQAIAIMLGLTFAIPSTTRQKALSIAVVVPVIVIMNLFRSLFVIITYTEQWFPYFPEIASNGNYGYESFFWAHNIISEFGISLITIIIVIYTLILINPGIKDFMAKTLSLYIGELRQMAGKNNP; via the coding sequence ATGGAGGCAATACTAGCAACAGTTTCATTCATATGCTTTGTAATTTTTCTGTTGCCGATAAAAACTAGAAATTATTTTGCAATAATTGCATGGTCATGCCTTCTGGCTTCCGTATTTGCAAATTTTCCAAAATACATATATGAAAACAATATAGCGTACCCCGCATTGGCGCTGATTTCAATTCCTCTTCTTTTGATTACGGCAAGAAATATTTTAAAGGAAAATGAAACCGTTCTTGCTGTCACAAAAGGGACTGCAGTGGCATTCCTGATATTTGCTCCCTTTGCATACGTGGAACAGATTGGAAACCTGCTTATTTTTGCAAACGTCGAAGTTATAAGTTTCATCCTTGACTCAATAGGATTCACTTACACCATGTCTGCTCCGGATATGTTCCTTCACGACATATTCCAGGTTGAAATAATTCTTGCATGCACAGGCATTCAGGCAATTGCAATAATGCTCGGACTGACCTTTGCAATACCTTCGACAACAAGGCAGAAGGCCCTCTCCATTGCAGTGGTAGTGCCGGTAATAGTTATCATGAATCTTTTCAGGAGCCTGTTTGTAATCATAACCTACACGGAACAGTGGTTTCCGTACTTCCCGGAAATTGCATCAAACGGGAATTACGGTTATGAAAGTTTTTTCTGGGCACATAATATAATATCGGAGTTCGGGATATCGCTTATTACAATAATAATCGTCATATATACCTTAATTCTGATTAACCCGGGAATAAAGGACTTCATGGCAAAAACCCTCTCCTTATACATCGGTGAGCTTAGACAGATGGCTGGTAAAAACAATCCCTGA
- a CDS encoding response regulator: MIKGLKILIVEDDAIISMDIEQRVNRLGCRVTGVLDRGDKVFSNVAGERPDIVLMDINIKGDMDGVSVAERLLEDYGLRVIYITAYSDMSMRERALKTDPLGYLVKPIRESELIEMLEYAAGKLNGI, from the coding sequence GTGATTAAGGGTCTTAAGATACTCATTGTTGAAGACGATGCCATAATTTCAATGGACATCGAACAGAGGGTAAACAGGCTTGGATGCAGGGTCACCGGAGTTCTGGACAGGGGCGATAAGGTATTTTCAAATGTTGCCGGAGAAAGACCGGACATTGTTCTGATGGATATTAATATTAAGGGAGATATGGACGGTGTTTCAGTGGCAGAGAGGCTTTTGGAGGATTATGGTCTCCGTGTCATTTACATAACAGCATATTCTGATATGAGTATGAGGGAGAGAGCCCTTAAGACAGATCCACTTGGGTATCTTGTAAAGCCTATAAGGGAGTCGGAGCTTATCGAAATGCTTGAGTACGCTGCCGGGAAGCTGAACGGAATATAA
- a CDS encoding helix-turn-helix domain-containing protein, which translates to MSRQIEESKRELSRVMELLKDEPRGLSITDISRLLNMNRNSVSKYLNMLLISGHVDMRSIGVAKVYFLSHRVPISAMLDFSSDAIVVLGGDQRIVQANDNFLAFTGYEREELAGK; encoded by the coding sequence ATGTCAAGACAGATAGAAGAGAGCAAAAGAGAGCTGTCCAGAGTGATGGAACTTCTAAAGGACGAACCAAGAGGTCTTAGTATCACTGATATCTCCAGGCTTCTTAATATGAACAGGAATTCAGTATCAAAATATCTGAATATGCTGCTGATTTCCGGTCATGTTGATATGAGGAGCATAGGGGTTGCAAAGGTGTATTTCCTCTCGCACCGTGTCCCCATATCAGCGATGCTTGACTTCTCTTCGGATGCGATTGTCGTTCTCGGAGGTGATCAGAGGATTGTTCAGGCAAATGACAATTTTCTGGCTTTCACGGGTTACGAACGCGAGGAACTTGCAGGCAAATGA